One Sagittula stellata E-37 genomic window carries:
- the ftsH gene encoding ATP-dependent zinc metalloprotease FtsH, whose product MGNARNIAFWVVLFLLILALFNLFSGNNPTLQSRETGYSDFVKAVESQNVSSATIDGEQVRYSTNDGQDYVTIKPEDAEVTNLLLDNNIPISAKSQESSGFQVFLLNLLPFLLLIGVWIYFMNRMQGGGKGGAMGFGKSKAKLLTEKHGRVTFDDVAGIDEAKEELEEIVEFLRNPQKFSRLGGKIPKGALLVGPPGTGKTLLARAIAGEAGVPFFTISGSDFVEMFVGVGASRVRDMFEQAKKNAPCIVFIDEIDAVGRARGQGYGGGNDEREQTLNQLLVEMDGFEANEGVIIIAATNRRDVLDPALLRPGRFDRQVTVPNPDIKGREKILGVHAKKTPLGPDVDLRIIARGTPGFSGADLANLVNEAALMAARVGRRFVTMVDFENAKDKVMMGAERRSMVLTDDQKEKTAYHEAGHAIVGLSLPQCDPVYKATIIPRGGALGMVVSLPEIDRLNWHKSECEEKMAMTMAGKAAEIIKYGEPNVSNGPAGDIQQASALARAMVLQWGMSDKVGNIDYREAAEGYSGNTAGLSVSAETKRLIEEEVRRFIAEAYDRAFQILTDRKDDWERLAKGLLEYETLTGEEIERVIRGEPPQSEDGEGGSGAAVEEKKPSLTAIPKTRPKKSGEEGGLEPEPSA is encoded by the coding sequence TTGGGCAACGCTCGCAACATCGCCTTCTGGGTCGTCTTGTTCCTGCTGATCCTCGCGCTTTTCAATCTGTTCTCGGGCAACAATCCGACCCTGCAAAGCCGTGAGACCGGGTACTCCGATTTCGTGAAGGCGGTCGAAAGCCAAAATGTGTCATCCGCCACCATCGACGGCGAACAGGTGCGGTACAGCACCAACGACGGGCAGGATTACGTCACGATCAAGCCCGAGGACGCGGAGGTGACCAACCTCCTGCTAGACAACAACATCCCGATTTCCGCAAAGAGCCAGGAGTCGTCGGGCTTCCAGGTCTTCCTGCTGAACCTTCTGCCGTTCCTGTTGCTGATCGGCGTGTGGATCTACTTCATGAACCGCATGCAGGGCGGCGGCAAAGGCGGCGCCATGGGCTTTGGCAAGTCCAAGGCCAAGCTGCTGACCGAAAAGCATGGCCGCGTGACATTCGATGACGTGGCGGGCATCGACGAAGCCAAGGAAGAGCTGGAAGAGATCGTCGAGTTCCTGCGCAACCCGCAGAAGTTCTCGCGCCTCGGTGGCAAGATCCCCAAGGGTGCGCTGCTGGTCGGCCCTCCGGGCACCGGTAAGACGCTGCTGGCGCGTGCGATTGCAGGCGAGGCGGGTGTGCCGTTCTTCACGATCTCCGGCTCCGACTTCGTCGAGATGTTCGTCGGCGTCGGCGCAAGCCGTGTCCGCGACATGTTCGAGCAGGCGAAGAAGAACGCGCCTTGCATCGTCTTCATCGACGAGATCGACGCCGTGGGCCGCGCCCGTGGTCAGGGCTATGGCGGTGGCAACGACGAGCGCGAGCAGACGCTGAACCAGCTTCTGGTCGAAATGGACGGTTTCGAGGCGAACGAGGGTGTGATCATCATCGCTGCCACCAACCGTCGCGACGTGCTGGACCCGGCGCTGCTGCGTCCCGGCCGTTTCGACCGTCAGGTCACCGTGCCGAACCCGGACATCAAGGGCCGCGAGAAGATCCTTGGCGTGCATGCGAAGAAGACCCCTCTGGGGCCGGACGTCGACCTGCGCATCATCGCGCGCGGCACGCCGGGCTTTTCCGGGGCCGATCTGGCAAACCTCGTGAACGAGGCGGCACTGATGGCCGCACGCGTGGGACGGCGGTTTGTCACGATGGTCGACTTCGAGAACGCCAAGGACAAGGTCATGATGGGCGCGGAGCGGCGCTCCATGGTCCTGACCGACGACCAGAAGGAAAAGACCGCCTACCACGAGGCCGGCCACGCCATCGTCGGCCTGTCGCTGCCGCAGTGCGATCCGGTCTACAAGGCGACGATCATTCCGCGTGGCGGTGCCTTGGGCATGGTGGTCTCCCTGCCGGAAATCGACCGTCTGAACTGGCACAAGTCCGAGTGCGAGGAGAAGATGGCGATGACCATGGCGGGCAAGGCCGCCGAGATCATCAAGTACGGCGAACCAAACGTGTCGAACGGACCTGCGGGCGACATCCAGCAGGCCTCTGCACTGGCTCGTGCGATGGTTCTCCAGTGGGGCATGTCGGACAAGGTCGGCAACATCGACTACCGCGAGGCAGCGGAGGGGTACTCTGGCAACACCGCGGGTCTGTCGGTTTCGGCAGAGACCAAGCGTCTGATCGAGGAAGAGGTGCGCCGCTTCATCGCCGAGGCTTACGATCGCGCATTCCAGATCCTGACGGACCGCAAGGACGACTGGGAGCGGTTGGCCAAGGGTCTTCTGGAATACGAGACCCTGACCGGCGAAGAGATCGAGCGGGTCATCCGGGGCGAACCGCCGCAGTCCGAGGACGGCGAAGGCGGCTCTGGTGCCGCGGTCGAGGAGAAGAAACCGAGCCTCACCGCCATTCCGAAGACCCGGCCGAAAAAATCGGGAGAAGAAGGCGGTCTGGAGCCTGAACCCTCTGCCTGA
- a CDS encoding MOSC domain-containing protein translates to MPALKPTEWTAEIIWLGVVTDMDRKALMAEPVEAVDLTFAGMAGSVHGGQTRKSCSRVTSQYPRGTQILNERQLSIVSAEELEQIAAAMGVDTVNPARLGASMVIRGIPDFTFVPPSSRLQASSGATVVVDMENRPCQQPARSLMQEIGDAAKGFRKASDGRRGVTAFVAREGRVALGDRLVLHVPDQRAWRGNA, encoded by the coding sequence ATGCCGGCTTTGAAACCGACGGAATGGACGGCAGAGATCATCTGGCTCGGGGTCGTCACGGACATGGACCGCAAGGCGTTGATGGCGGAGCCGGTCGAGGCGGTCGACCTGACTTTTGCAGGCATGGCAGGCTCGGTGCATGGTGGACAAACGCGGAAATCTTGTTCGCGCGTCACGTCGCAATACCCGCGCGGCACGCAGATCCTGAATGAACGGCAACTGAGCATCGTCAGTGCCGAGGAACTCGAACAGATCGCGGCGGCGATGGGCGTCGATACCGTGAATCCGGCCCGGCTTGGCGCCAGCATGGTGATCCGCGGCATACCAGACTTCACTTTCGTTCCGCCGTCTTCCCGGCTGCAGGCGTCCTCTGGCGCGACCGTCGTGGTGGACATGGAGAACCGCCCCTGCCAGCAACCGGCCCGCAGCCTCATGCAGGAGATCGGCGATGCGGCGAAGGGCTTCCGCAAGGCGTCGGACGGGCGCCGCGGCGTGACGGCTTTCGTGGCGCGCGAAGGACGCGTCGCGCTCGGGGACAGGCTGGTGCTTCACGTGCCCGATCAACGGGCCTGGCGGGGCAACGCCTGA
- a CDS encoding formate--tetrahydrofolate ligase → MAHKSDIEIAREAQKKPIQQIGDALGIPTEYLLPYGHDKAKISQAFIDSVQARPDGKLILVTAINPTPAGEGKTTTTVGLGDGLNRIGKKAMICIREASLGPNFGMKGGAAGGGYAQVVPMEEMNLHFTGDFHAITSAHSLLSAMIDNHIYWGNEAQIDQRRVTWRRVVDMNDRSLRQITSSLGGVSNGFPREDGFDITVASEVMAILCLAKNLKDLEKRLGDMIVAYRRDRSPVFCRDIKAEGAMTVLLKDAMQPNLVQTLENNPAFVHGGPFANIAHGCNSVIATTTALKLADYVVTEAGFGADLGAEKFMDIKCRKAGLRPDAVVIVATVRAMKMNGGVAKADLGSENVQAVSDGCANLGRHIENMKKFGVPAVVGINHFVTDTDAEVQAVIDYCASLGVDAILNKHWAEGGAGIEETAKKVVELCEGGSANYAPLYGDAMPLAEKIETVCKQIYRADGVVMDAKIRSQLKEWEDQGYGHLPVCMAKTQYSFSTDPGQRGAPTGFDIPVREVRLSAGAGFVVVVCGEIMTMPGLPRVPAAETIRLNADGLIEGLF, encoded by the coding sequence ATGGCCCACAAGTCGGACATCGAAATCGCCCGCGAGGCCCAAAAGAAGCCGATCCAGCAGATTGGCGACGCCCTGGGCATTCCGACCGAGTACTTGCTGCCCTACGGACACGACAAGGCAAAGATCAGCCAGGCCTTCATCGACTCCGTGCAGGCACGCCCGGATGGCAAGCTGATCCTCGTGACGGCGATCAATCCGACGCCTGCGGGCGAAGGCAAGACGACCACCACCGTCGGTCTGGGCGATGGGCTTAACCGCATCGGTAAAAAGGCGATGATCTGTATCCGTGAGGCGTCCCTTGGTCCGAACTTCGGCATGAAAGGCGGCGCGGCAGGCGGCGGTTATGCGCAGGTCGTGCCCATGGAGGAGATGAACCTTCACTTCACCGGCGACTTCCACGCGATCACCTCGGCGCATTCGCTGCTGTCGGCGATGATCGACAACCATATCTATTGGGGCAACGAGGCGCAGATCGACCAGCGTCGCGTGACATGGCGCCGGGTGGTGGACATGAACGACCGCTCGCTGCGGCAGATCACCTCCTCCCTCGGCGGAGTGTCCAACGGGTTCCCGCGCGAAGACGGTTTCGACATCACCGTCGCGTCGGAGGTCATGGCGATCCTCTGTCTCGCGAAGAACCTCAAGGATCTGGAAAAGCGGCTGGGGGATATGATCGTGGCCTACCGCCGCGACCGCTCGCCGGTGTTCTGCCGTGACATCAAGGCGGAGGGTGCGATGACCGTTCTGCTGAAGGACGCGATGCAGCCGAATCTGGTCCAGACGCTGGAAAACAACCCGGCCTTCGTGCACGGCGGCCCGTTCGCCAATATCGCGCACGGCTGCAACTCCGTCATCGCGACGACCACGGCGCTGAAGCTGGCCGATTACGTGGTGACGGAGGCGGGCTTTGGCGCGGACCTCGGCGCCGAGAAGTTCATGGACATCAAGTGCCGCAAGGCCGGGCTTCGCCCGGACGCGGTGGTGATCGTGGCCACGGTGCGCGCGATGAAAATGAACGGCGGCGTGGCCAAGGCCGACCTCGGGTCCGAGAACGTACAGGCGGTCAGTGACGGCTGCGCGAACCTGGGCCGCCACATCGAGAACATGAAGAAGTTCGGTGTGCCTGCGGTGGTGGGCATCAACCATTTTGTCACCGACACCGACGCGGAAGTGCAGGCGGTCATCGACTACTGCGCGTCGCTGGGAGTGGACGCCATTCTCAACAAGCATTGGGCCGAGGGGGGCGCGGGCATCGAGGAAACCGCGAAGAAGGTTGTCGAACTATGCGAGGGCGGTTCGGCCAACTACGCGCCGCTCTACGGCGACGCGATGCCTTTGGCCGAGAAGATCGAGACGGTCTGCAAACAGATCTACCGCGCAGACGGCGTCGTGATGGATGCAAAGATCCGGAGCCAGCTCAAGGAATGGGAAGACCAGGGGTACGGTCACCTGCCGGTCTGCATGGCGAAGACGCAGTATTCCTTTTCGACCGATCCGGGCCAGCGCGGCGCGCCGACGGGCTTTGACATCCCCGTGCGCGAAGTGCGGCTGTCGGCGGGGGCCGGGTTCGTTGTGGTCGTCTGCGGCGAAATCATGACCATGCCCGGCCTGCCGCGCGTACCTGCCGCCGAGACGATCCGGCTGAACGCCGACGGTCTGATCGAGGGGCTGTTCTGA
- a CDS encoding chorismate mutase, with the protein MRKTAAEIETVAEMRACIDAVDAELMALLAERWSYTERAAELKHREGLAAAAPSRVAAVLGNVSDRADAAGLPGAMVAGMWKIMIDEIIAREERVLGKEGTDG; encoded by the coding sequence ATGCGGAAGACGGCGGCAGAGATAGAGACGGTAGCGGAGATGCGCGCATGTATCGACGCAGTCGATGCGGAGCTGATGGCGCTTCTGGCGGAACGGTGGTCCTACACCGAGCGCGCAGCAGAGTTGAAGCACCGCGAGGGACTTGCGGCCGCCGCGCCTTCCCGTGTGGCGGCGGTGCTGGGAAACGTGTCGGATCGGGCTGACGCGGCAGGACTGCCCGGGGCGATGGTTGCGGGAATGTGGAAGATCATGATCGACGAGATCATCGCGCGCGAAGAGCGTGTACTGGGCAAGGAAGGGACGGACGGATGA
- the folD gene encoding bifunctional methylenetetrahydrofolate dehydrogenase/methenyltetrahydrofolate cyclohydrolase FolD, producing MTATLIDGKAFAATVRGKVAEHVARLKNDHGITPGLAVVLVGEDPASQVYVRSKGKMTVEVGMHSYEYKLDAATEEADLLALIDKLNNDPEVHGILVQLPLPKHLDEDLVINSIDPAKDVDGFHISNVGLLGTGQKSMVPCTPLGCLMMLRDHHGSLSGMDAVVIGRSNIVGKPMAQLLLGDSCTVTIAHSRTKDLPDVVKRADIVVAAVGRPEMVPGDWIKPGATVIDVGINRIDAPEKGEGKTRLVGDCHFDSCAEVAGAITPVPGGVGPMTIACLLANTVTACCRANGLAEPEGLTA from the coding sequence ATGACGGCAACTCTGATTGACGGCAAGGCCTTTGCGGCGACGGTGCGGGGCAAGGTGGCGGAGCATGTGGCGCGCCTGAAGAACGATCACGGGATCACGCCGGGTCTGGCGGTGGTTCTGGTCGGCGAAGACCCGGCGAGCCAGGTGTATGTCCGTTCGAAGGGAAAGATGACGGTCGAGGTCGGCATGCACTCCTACGAGTACAAGCTGGACGCCGCGACCGAAGAGGCGGACCTGCTGGCGCTGATCGACAAGCTGAACAACGACCCTGAAGTGCATGGCATCCTCGTGCAGCTTCCCCTGCCGAAACACCTCGACGAGGATCTGGTCATCAACTCGATCGATCCGGCCAAGGACGTGGACGGGTTTCACATCTCGAACGTCGGGCTCTTGGGCACCGGTCAGAAGTCCATGGTGCCCTGCACGCCCTTGGGCTGCCTGATGATGCTGCGGGATCACCATGGCTCGCTGTCGGGTATGGACGCGGTGGTGATCGGCCGGTCGAACATCGTCGGCAAACCCATGGCGCAACTGCTGCTCGGCGACAGTTGTACGGTGACCATCGCGCATTCGCGCACGAAGGATCTGCCCGACGTCGTGAAGCGCGCGGATATCGTCGTGGCGGCGGTGGGACGTCCCGAGATGGTTCCGGGCGACTGGATCAAGCCGGGTGCGACCGTGATCGACGTGGGCATCAACCGCATCGACGCGCCGGAGAAGGGCGAGGGCAAGACCCGGCTGGTGGGCGATTGCCACTTCGACAGCTGTGCGGAAGTCGCGGGCGCGATTACACCGGTTCCGGGCGGCGTGGGTCCGATGACCATCGCTTGCCTCCTGGCCAATACCGTCACCGCTTGTTGCCGCGCCAACGGCCTTGCGGAGCCGGAAGGTCTGACCGCCTGA
- a CDS encoding exopolysaccharide biosynthesis protein gives MTTYKTNTSGKEWSGPRAVPLLVDRLHDLADECDEVTIDMLMRQIGTQGHAPLLMIVSLLMVLPTGLIPGVGGALGAVVAGIGVQMLLGHGRFWLPGFLSRRGISAERVRKLADRIYPASMWLRRHLHRRMEPLSNGALSLAVIALLLIASGLSLFVIGAIPVATPLVGLPVALFGIGILARDGAVVAAGYAVTVVVAGVLAWLM, from the coding sequence ATGACCACCTACAAAACCAACACGAGCGGCAAGGAGTGGTCCGGTCCACGCGCCGTGCCCTTGCTTGTGGATCGACTTCATGACCTCGCGGACGAATGCGACGAGGTCACGATCGACATGCTGATGCGCCAGATCGGGACACAGGGGCACGCACCTCTGCTGATGATCGTTTCCCTGCTGATGGTCCTGCCGACCGGTCTCATCCCGGGCGTGGGTGGCGCTCTCGGAGCAGTCGTCGCGGGCATCGGAGTGCAGATGCTTCTGGGGCACGGCCGTTTCTGGCTGCCGGGTTTTCTCAGCCGCCGCGGCATATCGGCAGAGCGAGTCCGCAAACTGGCCGACCGCATCTATCCCGCCTCGATGTGGCTGCGCCGGCACCTGCACCGCCGGATGGAGCCCCTGTCAAACGGCGCGCTGTCCCTCGCGGTCATCGCCCTCCTGCTGATTGCCAGCGGGCTCTCGTTGTTCGTGATCGGCGCGATACCGGTGGCGACCCCGCTTGTCGGTCTGCCGGTGGCCCTGTTCGGCATCGGCATCCTTGCACGGGACGGCGCGGTCGTGGCGGCGGGGTATGCCGTGACGGTCGTGGTGGCCGGGGTGCTGGCCTGGCTGATGTGA
- a CDS encoding PaaI family thioesterase: MTLTDRIKESFARQGLLRTLGARVVSVEPGAVTLALPLTEALTQQQGYAHGGVTFSLGDSAAGYAAVSLLEPEFDVVTSDMTIHYLAPGAGGTLEARGTVIRPGRRMLVAQADIFTVDEGRETHIARMTGTMVRVAPRA, encoded by the coding sequence ATGACACTGACCGACCGCATCAAGGAAAGCTTTGCCCGGCAGGGTCTTCTCCGTACGCTCGGTGCGCGGGTCGTTTCGGTCGAACCCGGTGCCGTCACGCTGGCCCTGCCGCTGACAGAGGCGCTGACACAGCAGCAGGGTTATGCCCATGGCGGCGTGACTTTCTCGCTCGGCGACAGCGCCGCAGGATATGCCGCCGTATCTTTGCTGGAGCCGGAATTCGACGTAGTGACCTCCGACATGACGATCCATTACCTTGCGCCGGGCGCCGGCGGCACGCTGGAAGCGCGCGGCACAGTCATCCGGCCTGGCCGCCGGATGCTCGTTGCGCAGGCCGACATCTTCACGGTGGACGAAGGCAGAGAGACGCATATCGCGCGCATGACCGGCACGATGGTCCGGGTGGCACCGCGCGCCTGA
- the pdeM gene encoding ligase-associated DNA damage response endonuclease PdeM, whose amino-acid sequence MNTHPFTFHGAALHALPSGALFWPDEALLVVSDLHLGKAARLAATGGAALPPYETRDTLARLDDALTATRADTVICLGDSFDAPGLDSCLPEEDLATLTRMKAGRRWVWIEGNHDPGPLTLGGEHHADLRLGPLTFRHIATSGTGEVSGHYHPKARINARGRGFTLPCFLCDADRLILPAFGTYTGGLYADSPVLSALMGRDACAILTGARPVAIPMPRRLTGT is encoded by the coding sequence ATGAACACACATCCGTTCACCTTCCACGGCGCTGCCCTGCACGCTTTGCCTTCGGGCGCCCTCTTCTGGCCGGACGAGGCACTTCTGGTCGTGTCCGACCTGCATTTGGGCAAGGCCGCGCGATTGGCGGCCACAGGTGGCGCCGCCCTTCCCCCCTACGAAACGCGCGATACGCTGGCGCGGCTGGACGACGCACTGACCGCTACGCGGGCGGACACCGTGATCTGCCTCGGCGACAGTTTCGATGCGCCTGGGCTGGACAGCTGCCTGCCCGAAGAAGACCTTGCCACGCTGACTCGAATGAAGGCCGGACGACGCTGGGTCTGGATCGAGGGCAACCACGATCCCGGCCCGCTGACGTTGGGGGGCGAGCACCACGCGGACCTGCGGCTTGGACCTCTGACCTTCCGCCATATCGCCACATCGGGCACCGGCGAAGTGTCCGGGCACTATCACCCCAAAGCGCGGATCAATGCCCGTGGGCGCGGCTTCACCTTGCCCTGCTTTCTCTGCGACGCAGACCGGCTGATCCTGCCCGCGTTCGGCACCTATACGGGCGGGCTTTATGCCGACAGCCCCGTGCTGTCCGCTCTGATGGGTCGCGACGCCTGCGCCATCCTCACCGGGGCGAGGCCCGTCGCCATACCCATGCCACGCCGCCTGACCGGCACATGA
- a CDS encoding PAS domain S-box protein, with product MDVQMNIDVVEMAFGVSPIAMMLVAPDGRIRTCNPEFEALFGYELGALNGVLVETLLPDHLRTGHVALRQAFNAMPAKRRMGAEREVKGVARDGAVLPLELALEPVVVDGGAHVIAVALDLRQRHAQRKRISSVMDAASCTMVVVDADGRIDFVNRAVTQLLGYTPDDLHGRQVEILVPEDLRVAHQVYRRSFALLPDAQAKRRVRTVTARHRDGHGVRVEATLDLIDLDGQMGVVATLVDLTERIETERALAARAHELERLNADLEQFTRGVSHDLKAPLASIAGLLSLCREDLACGETADLGENLARAAQIAEHSVSEIESVLLATMTTERGIAPVPVDLGFVVRQLWRDLNVGAASARLELQLAVPGSVATEEVTLKTVLRNLLSNAMRYRDDTKTELVVQVSARLADGQLRICVSDNGIGIPEEVLPEIFDLFRKHGDRGGSGIGLNLVQRSVERLGGSIGATSTEGQGTTFTLNLPMQMEDAV from the coding sequence ATGGATGTCCAAATGAACATCGACGTGGTCGAGATGGCGTTCGGCGTGTCGCCCATCGCGATGATGCTGGTGGCGCCGGACGGTCGTATCCGGACCTGCAATCCGGAATTCGAAGCGCTGTTCGGGTACGAACTGGGCGCATTGAACGGTGTTCTGGTCGAAACGCTCCTGCCGGACCACCTGCGGACAGGGCACGTCGCTTTGCGCCAGGCATTCAACGCGATGCCCGCCAAACGCCGAATGGGGGCGGAGCGGGAGGTGAAGGGCGTTGCCCGCGACGGGGCGGTGCTGCCGCTGGAACTGGCGCTGGAACCGGTGGTCGTCGACGGCGGCGCGCATGTGATCGCCGTCGCACTCGACCTCCGGCAACGGCATGCGCAGCGGAAACGGATCAGCTCTGTGATGGATGCAGCGTCGTGCACGATGGTCGTCGTCGATGCCGATGGGCGCATCGATTTCGTGAACCGTGCGGTGACGCAACTGCTTGGCTATACGCCGGACGATCTTCACGGCCGCCAGGTCGAAATCCTCGTGCCCGAGGACTTGCGCGTCGCCCACCAGGTCTACCGCCGGAGCTTTGCCCTGCTGCCGGATGCGCAGGCGAAACGGCGGGTGCGTACTGTCACGGCCCGGCACCGCGACGGTCACGGCGTCAGAGTGGAGGCGACGCTCGACCTTATCGACCTTGACGGACAGATGGGCGTTGTCGCGACGCTGGTCGATCTGACGGAACGGATCGAGACGGAGCGCGCGCTGGCCGCCCGCGCGCATGAACTGGAACGGCTGAACGCGGATCTCGAACAGTTCACCCGCGGGGTCAGCCACGACCTGAAGGCCCCTCTCGCATCCATCGCAGGGCTGCTGAGCCTCTGTCGGGAGGACCTCGCTTGCGGGGAGACCGCAGACCTCGGCGAGAACCTGGCCCGCGCTGCCCAGATCGCGGAACACAGCGTGTCCGAGATCGAGAGTGTCTTGCTGGCCACGATGACGACGGAGCGCGGCATCGCGCCGGTGCCGGTCGATCTCGGCTTTGTCGTACGCCAGCTCTGGCGCGACCTGAACGTCGGCGCTGCCTCGGCACGGCTGGAACTGCAACTTGCCGTACCGGGATCCGTCGCGACGGAGGAAGTCACGCTGAAGACCGTGCTGCGCAACCTGCTGTCCAATGCGATGCGCTATCGGGACGACACGAAGACCGAGCTGGTGGTTCAGGTCTCGGCGCGATTGGCCGACGGCCAGCTACGGATTTGTGTCAGCGACAACGGGATCGGTATTCCCGAAGAGGTGCTGCCGGAGATCTTCGACCTGTTCCGCAAGCACGGCGACCGGGGCGGTTCCGGCATCGGCCTGAACCTCGTGCAACGCAGCGTGGAACGGTTGGGCGGCAGTATCGGTGCGACCAGCACCGAAGGACAGGGCACGACATTCACACTCAACCTGCCCATGCAAATGGAGGATGCGGTATGA
- a CDS encoding response regulator translates to MTEAYIVDDREVDRYTARRRLAKSGRFAAVHEAEDGRIFLDKLFDEPRGPSSEGPLVLMDISMPVMDGFQTVDALRARMIEKGWPEDVIVVMVSSSNADRDRARAAERPLVRGYFEKPIRVQDVEEMLRLVEGR, encoded by the coding sequence ATGACAGAAGCCTACATCGTGGACGACCGGGAGGTCGACCGTTACACCGCGCGGCGGCGGCTGGCAAAGTCGGGGCGCTTCGCGGCGGTCCACGAAGCCGAGGATGGCCGGATCTTTCTGGACAAGCTGTTCGACGAGCCGCGCGGCCCGAGTTCCGAAGGGCCTCTGGTGCTGATGGACATCTCCATGCCGGTGATGGACGGTTTCCAGACGGTTGACGCCCTTCGCGCCCGGATGATCGAAAAAGGCTGGCCGGAAGACGTGATCGTGGTCATGGTCTCATCCTCCAATGCCGATCGGGATCGGGCCCGCGCGGCCGAGCGTCCCCTCGTGCGCGGGTACTTCGAGAAGCCGATCCGCGTGCAGGACGTCGAGGAGATGCTGAGGCTGGTCGAAGGCAGATGA